Within Meles meles chromosome 19, mMelMel3.1 paternal haplotype, whole genome shotgun sequence, the genomic segment GCCGGTATAATTGGATGGTCCCTGACAGACTTTCAAACCTTGGGTTCCCTAGAAATAAGCAGAGGGGGTCACTTTTCAGCAGCTACTTGGGACCGTTCCCAGGGACCTTTCTGTACCCTTTTGAAAGGTAGAGTCACCCCTTTCAATAACAGAGAGACAAGCCCGACCGACTTCCCAACGTCTAGCCCCTtatctccctctccacccccactcaGTGCCTGTGACTGTGGACAGGGGCACACCATTCAAGCCTTATTTGGGGAATCCCCATGGAGGGTGCTGTACTCGATTCAGTGCAAGCTCTGATGGGAGCACGCCCTGCCTAAGTGTTCAGCTGGGTCCTCCTGGCCAGGGGGTAGTTTCTGTGATCACCGCCCAGCAGGTGCAGAGCTGCTGAGTGCTCTGGGTCCAAGGCCAAGGGTCTATCTGGCCATGTTTTCTTGGGGCCCCAGAAAAAGCTTACAGGCCCTTGGTTTCCCTTGTCCAATCTGAGGCATCCAGGAaacctcttccctcctccctggctTCCCAGGTCTGATTGGATCTGTCCACACCCTCAtgtttttgcccccccccccccccgcactgcTGTTCCCCCCTTCGGTTCTATTCCAGTCTCTGGCTCTGGGCCTGCCAGGGAACTCCATCCCACCCCTTCTGGGCCAGCCtcagcccagcccctcccagcGCCCCCTCCTGGCTAGGTGGGGGCCCCTCTTGGCTGAGCTGGGgcgctcccccctccccaccaaggccAGCCCTTTCCTGTGGTGTCATCCCAGTGCTGCGCACCACCCACTCATAACTCGCACCCGGATCCCGGCCGCGCTCCGTCCCCTTCTGCACCCCTAGGATGGCACTTGGGCCAAAGGGGGCCTGGGTGATGGTGAGTGGGCCCCCGTACTgcctcacccccttcccttcttccaaCTCAGGCTTCCGCCATCCCACCCCAGGCAGGGATGTTCTTGGGAAGTCCCTGATGGGTGTAAGGGCCTGGGTGCCCCCCGGATCAGAGGGTTCCAAGGGAAGATAGGACTCAGGGTACAGGCACCCCACTGGGTTACCATGTCCTTGGGaatgagcagaggcagaggcagagagagtcctCCTGACTGACCCTACCCCAAGTCCTTTCCCAAACCCTGCCTCTGGCCTCACAGTGCCCAGAGGGGTCCCTGCTCAGACACAACCTAAGGCCCCCTAGATCCTTTACACTTTTTTTAAGACCCCCACTACCCAGCTCAGTGTCAGAAGAGAGAGGGCTAGGAGCAGCCCTGACTATGGCTCTGCGTCTTCCTACTTTCTCCGTGCCTTTGCTCTCGGGTGGCAATTTCTGCAGAGGTGGGCTTCTCTGTCTCTTGGTTTGGCCGGGGCTGGGGGGGCAGGCCACTGGGTCCCAGCCCCCATTCCCAGGCCTCACCCTGGGGCCTCcaggccccggccccgccccctgtTCTCTGCTGGAACACAGGGGAAGGGTGGCAGGGTTCCAGCTGCACGTCCCAACCTGGGCAGTGTGCCAGGGGGCTGGACCAGGGCTGGGCATGGGGCCAGCCGGGGAGACTGGCCAGCTGGGGAAATCCGGAGGTAGTAGAGGTGGGACGGGGGAAGGCACTGAGGCTACTGGGCAAAggagggacagggcaggggctcctggggggaaCATGCCCTCCCAGGCATGGCATTTAAGCGCACAGGCCCTAAAGTTGTGTTCAGATCCCAGCTCATCCATCTGCTTCTGGAATGTGTAGCCTGGGGcccctgactgcctctctgcgCCTCAGTGACATATCCTGGAaaatggtgggggggaggggtgggaatcATACCGCCCCTTCCCTGCACCACATCAAAATAAGGAGCAGTGAGGGAACTGATCTTCGGGGGGCAGGATACCCCACAGGTCACAACAAACTGTGTTCAAGTCAGACAACGTTCTGGGTAGAAGTAGATGCTCCGTGGGACTCACTGAGATTGGTGGACCGCAGCTGCCCTGTGGTGGGGGCCCTGATTACCAGTGGGGTAACTTGGGCCAGTGAGGCCATTGCGCAGAGCCTCAGGTTCAGGCCCTGTGGAAGGGAGATCATTTTTCCTGCTGCATCAGGCCATTGGGAGGATTTAAGGGGGTCTCTGGCTCCTTGAGTGCTCAGTCCCGCAAAGCGATGGTGATTACTCTCATGACACTTTGGTCTACTTCCAAGGTGCTTGTGTAAAGGTCGTGTGTGTGAtggcacacacaccacaccacgGGGTTCCCACCAAAGCCCACGGGTCTCTCCAGCGTGCAGGAGACTCCAAAGCCTTCCATTCCCGATGTGGACAAAGAGGGAGTAATCAGAAGTGGAGCCTTCTCATGGCACTCATCGAtggccaggccctgttctaagtCCTTGACGTATATGAATTTGTgtaatctttacaacaaccccATGGGGTTGTGTTTTTATGCTCAGGGAGAGCCTGCAGTTTGTCCCAGAGTTAAACAGCTCATACATAGTGGAGCCGAGACTGGACCTCTGCTCCGGTCGAACTCGTCCCTACTTCATTTAACGAAAGGCGGGAGACCCAGGCGTCTCTGAAGCCAGCTGAAGCCAGCGAGAGGCCCACACTTCCTGCCAGAAGAACGTCCCGAGATCAGGCTGGGAGCTGGAAGGAGGGTCCCGCGGCAGCCACCAGCTGGCTCCTTCTATGGAAGAAGTCTGCCATGGAGAGGATTACAGAGCCCAGctgcctgggaggtggggggctggccccacccccattcccgttcccactccctctccctctgtctggggCCCCGGCTCCGCTCCGTGAGGcccgcccacccccaccctctgggcAGGAAGACAAACAGGGCTGGAACAGAACAGGACAGGACGGAATGTCCTCTGGGCAGAGCCCGACTGGAGGCCCCTGCCTCCCACCAGCTagcagggaggggatgggggtgacTGCTggctccctccacccctccacccagCCTGCCCCCTTCTGTGCCTCCCACTGGATGTGGGGAGTTTTTCCCTCTGCGGCCTGACAGGACAGCCCCTCGCTCTCCCATTCGCTCTCCCAGATTGTGCCCGTGGGTGGGGCTGCAGATCTCCCGCTTGGGGCCCCGAGGTTGATGCCATCCCCAGGAGTGGCCTCTGGTTTTGGAAGGGACAGCCTCTCTTCCTAGAGTTCTGCTTCCCTGGGGTGGGTCACAAGGAGGGAATCAGAGAAAAGGCTTTGGAACCCCACTGCCTGAGTTCACATCCTGGCTCTGCCAGTTACTAGCTTTGGGACTTTTTGTGCAAAGGACTTTACCTTTCAGAGCCCCGGTGTCCCCTTTGTGAAGTGGAAATTTAGGGTGCCTCCTGGGATTGAGTGAGTGCACATAGGtgaagtacttagaacagtgccagACGCACGGTCAGCAGATCATAACTTGTTATTAATGGTTTTATCAATATGATAAATATAAAGAAGATGATGCATACtgtactatatataatatactccaattgttttttctttcaaaaactgTGTTGTTTGTATTCAGACATTTAAGACAGGGAGAAGCACTAACCTGGGGATAAACCCAGGGCCATAGGACAGAGAAGGCTGAAGAGTTCAGGCAGACCACAGTCCAAACGTGGCCTCACTCCTTAGGGGCAAACACtgcaacctctctgtgccttggtttcctcacatgTTCAATGGGGATGACGTCATTACCTTCTTGCTGGGGTTGTCTGAGCTCTTAGTGGGTTTAATGTCCATTACTCACTTGGCACAGGGAAGAAGCTGGATACGTGGCAGATATTTCTGACAAAACAATACTCATCCTTCAACCTccacccccccatcccacccGTAGAAGTCAGGTATTTGAAGCGGATTGAAGGGTAGGGGTGAGTGGTTAGCTGTTGGCCTGACAGAACACTGGGGTTGGTTTGCTGTGTCCCATCAGCAGGGCCCCTGTTGGTGGGTCGTTGGACTTTGAGATCTGTGTTCTAAGATTCTGAGGATTCAGCTCAGCtgaggaggggaaagggcaggagagggggttcagggaggctggagggcagggggccGGGAGGCTGCTGTCATCTTCATGATCCCTCCCTGCCCTGGCTTGGGGCCAGCTCTGCCAGCCCCCTCCCAGCAGGAGGCCTCCCGGTCTCCCAGGCGTCCCCAGCCCAGGGAACAAACAGCAGATAAGTCAGGGAGGGGACAGCGGCCCTGGGCACGCCTCAGAGAGTGAGGCGCTGGGGGCAGCATGGGCTGGCGCAGGGACAGATAAAATCCGCGGCTAGGAGCTGCCCCAGAGTATAACTCTCGCAGGCCCAGAGAACTCCGGGAACTCACCCGGGCCACACAGCGAGACGTGCACGGTCGCGGCCCTGCCCTCTTTGAGCCTGGGGCCCCATGTGGCAGCGCCCCACGTGCATGTCCCATCCAACTCTTTCCCTTCCGGGGGCGCCGCCAGTGAACGCTGCCGATGCCCGCAGGTCGAGCACCGAGCTGCGCAAGGAAAAGTCCCGGGATGCGGCCCGCAGTCGGCGCAGCCAGGAGACCGAGGTGCTGTACCAGCTGGCGCACACGCTGCCTTTCGCGCGCGGAGTCAGCGCCCACTTGGACAAGGCCTCCATCATGCGCCTCACCATCAGCTACCTGCGCATGCACCGCCTCTGCGCTGCAGGTGAGCCCCGCCCCCGGGAGCGCCCACCTGGGCAAGGCCCCAACCCCTAATGTCTTCCCGGCGGagggggcccgcttcccggacgaggccccgccccctcccgagTCGGACACGTGTGAGGCCCCGCCCCTTGAAAAGCCCCACCTCCTTCGAGTTGGAAGTCTAAGGAATGGGAAGCCCGCTAACTCCCTTGGGTGCTTCAACCGTTAGGATTTGGCCCCCCAGGAAGACTTTCTTGCGATAAATATTCCTGGGAGGCTTAGCTGCCCAATTTTTAATGACCACCTGAGAGCGTGCCCTTCCTAGCTCCTTAGGTCCGTCGCCCCTCCCCTCACGGCGGTCCTCTTGAATTCCCACCCAGTTAGAATTCTACTCTGCAGGAGGCtctgagacagacagacagacagacagacagacagacagacacacacacacacccacccacccacccaccccccgcgcTTGGAATCTCCAGGACCcggaaaagattttatttatgaggaaTGTGGAGCCATCTTCTGGCAGGCTCTGCCCATGAGACTTCCCGGCCCCATAGAATTTTACTTCTCTGGGAGGCTCTGCCCTTTTAGAATCCTTGTCACCTGGGAGTCCCTGCTTCTTTAGAATTCTGCCCATCTACAAGGTCCTGCCCCAAGAATTCTGAAATTCTGAAGCCCTGGgaggccttccccaccccctttaGAATTCTGACTCCCTCTGGTCAGAATTTTAACCTTCAATTTTGACCCCTAGGAATCCCATCCTTCTAGAAGTCTGCCTGTCCTCCTAGGAGACCCCCCCCCCTTAGAATTCGATTCTTGTGGGAGACCCCCACCTCCTTAGAATTCTGTGCTCCTTGGAAAACCCTGCCCCCTTTCTTGGGACTCCCAAACCACGGGCATATATTCTTGCTCACCTGGGGACACCTGTAAGTTCTTCAGAgtgagggaaggcagagggaggctaGCCAGGGTGGCCCCGTGGCTGACTAGAGACACCCCCCTCCGCCCTGGCCCGGACACCAGGGGAGTGGAACCAGGTGGGAACAGGGGGCGAAGCTCTGGATGCCTGCTACCTGAAGGCCCTGGAGGGCTTCGTCATGGTGCTCACTGCCGAGGGAGACATGGCTTACCTGTCGGAGAATGTCAGCAAACACCTGGGCCTCAGTCAGGTGAGAGGAGCTGCCTGCTTTGTGCCTGGCCCCGTGCAGGTGATGCCGGGATACGAAGGTGACGGAGACTGGCCTAGCCCTGTCTTTCCAGGGCTCCCAGCACAGAGGGGAGACAGATGTGTCACCAGAAGCTGCAGAAGGGTCAGGGCAGGGATGGAACAACCTAGGGGGGGCCATGTGAGCCCGGGGAAGGGAGTTGCCTGAGCCCGCCTCAGAGCGTGTCGAGGACTTTCTAGAAAAGAAGATATCTGAGCCGAAACCTTAATGAAGGACTTAGCCAGTCTGAAGGTTTGGGTAGTGGATGGGAACAGTGAAGACTGGGACTGCACATGTCTGAGGGAACAGAATATACAAAGACCCAGAGGTGAGATAAAACAGAGCattggagtggggggaggggtgtaaaGATGTTTATCCTGGCTAAGTGCAGAGTACAGTGGGAAAGGTGAGAGAAAAAGGTCTAGAGAGATCAACAGAGCTGGATAATTTAGGGCCAAATTAGGTTTATTGCCAGGGCACTAGGGAAGCATAGATGGATTTTTGGCGGGGGAGAGGCTGTGAGAGAGGCAGAATTGGATTTACATTggaaaagcccccccccccacttggtGCACACAGAGTTATAGAGTTGGAGGGATGAGACTGGAGGCTGAGGGTCCATCCACAGGGAGAGGTGCAGGGCCCTGGATGGGAGGAGAATGAGCAGGGGCCTGGGGACGGGAAGGCAGGACACACAGGTGAGAACTGATTTCAGCTAACGCATACAGCATGCCCCACAGGACAGTTACTGTTCTTTTTTgtcatctcttcctttctcccgCCTTGTTATCCTACTCCTGGTACCAATTTCTCTGTTAGCTTGAGCTTTTCTCAGGTTCAGAGAGAGGAATGTCCCAAGGCCCCAAAGCTAGGAAGTGGCAGACCAAGATTTGAATCTAGCTGGAGGAAGTGCTCTCAGAGGAGAGCGAGCCCTCTTCCCCGAGTCAGCACCACTACTGGACTGGGTGCTGTGTGGGTCCCCTTCCATCGGAGTCCCCTCCTGCCAGCACCATGCCCATTTCCTGAACTGAAATAACTTGTCAAATCTTTGGCTTGGCGACCAGGTGGGATTTGAATGGGGTctcacctcaggacctttgcacttgctgttccctctttCGGAACACTCCAGAGAGCCACAGGACCACCTCACTGGCTTGGTTCAGCGATTTGTTTCAGTGTCCCCTCAAGACATGGGCTCTTACTATGGTGTCTAAGATAGCATGCTGTCATTTCATGGCCTTATTCCAGTTTTCTTCCTATTatgtacatattattttatatctgtgTTTTGTTTAATTGGTTTCCTTATTGACCACCTGCCCTGCCAGCCAGTAAGCTCTGAGAGGCAGGGATTTTTCCTGTGTGGTCATAGCTTTGCCCACGCATCTGGAAGAGGGCCTGGCTATAGCAGGTGCTAAAGAGAGGGTTGCTTAGTGAGTGTGTaagtgaacgaatgaatgaatgaatgaacgaacaaacGAACAAACTAGTGAAGTAATCCAGGCTTATAAACCAGGGCAGGGATGGTGAGGCTGAGGAAGGAGGACTCGGTGAAAGTGCTCTAACCCCCAGActgcccctgcttccctccctggcAGCTTGAGCTTATTGGACACAGTATCTTTGATTTCATCCATCCCTGTGACCAAGAGGAGCTACAGGATGCCCTGACCCCCCGGCAGAGTGAGTTCCTTGGAGGCCTCTGACCCCGGTTATAAAAGCTGTGGCTCCCCCTTTCCCTCAGCGTGTCCCCTCCTCCTCTGGAGGACTGGACTGAGGAAGCTGGAAAGAGGGGCCGTGGTCCTGCCCTGGGGGCTCTGAAAGAGCGTTGCCCCCACCTCACCCACCCGAAGGCCCTCTGGGTTCCAGGTCTCCCCTCTGGGAATGAGGCTGGCGGGGTGCTGGAGGGAACTGGGTGCTGTCCAGAGCCACCTGGTGCCCTGCTCACCCCCCCTCCCTGGGGCCTTCCCCAGGCCTGTCCAAAAAGAAGCTGGAGGCCCCCACCGAGCGCTGCTTCTCCTTGCGTATGAAGAGCACCCTCACCGGCCGCGGGCGCACTCTCAACCTCAAGGCGGCCACCTGGAAGGTGGGCAAGGCCCGGCCTGGAGGAGGGTTCCGGGTTTTTCCTCCTCAGCTCCCGGTGGGGTCCCCAGAGACCTACCTCCCAGCCTCACGGGAGCCCCAGGCCCACGTGCTTCCCCACCTTGTCCCCCCTCACCCCAACCAGGTGCTGCACTGCTCTGGACACATGAGGGCCTACAAGCCCCCTGCACAGACGTCCCCAGCAGGAAGCCCCAACTTGGAGCCCCCCCTGCAATGCCTGGTGctcatctgtgaagccatcccCCACCCGGGCAGCCTGGAGCCCCCACTGGGCCGGGGGGCCTTCCTCAGCCGCCACAGCCTGGACATGAAGTTCACCTACTGTGATGAGAGGTGGGCCGGGGCCTCGCTGCACCCCACCCCTCCATTGGCTcagctcctcctcttcctttctgccccTGGGTCCCTCCCCGGTTTTTCTCTCGCCCCCCAGTTCTTCCTCTGGTCCATCTCCGTCTCTCTCCGATGCCATCTATCTCTGTCTTGTGTGGCTGTCCATCTTGGCATTCTCTGTGGGTCTTTTTACCTTGGGTTCTCTTCCTGTCCCCTTTGAGTCTTTGTTACTCCCTCCCTGTCCTTGTGTTGCTTTCCTTAAATGAGTCAGTGCACCCAAAGCAGTTAGCACAGTGCCCAACATAGAAGGCAGCACTCGGCACACGGTCCTTACTCATTGCCCCccacccttccctttctccctctctctctcttcggcCCTTCATGTTCCTgcatcttccctccttccctcgcCCTGATGTTGTGCTTGGGAATGGCAAGTCTGGGCTCCATTGGCTCGGTTTTAAAGCCTAGCTGTGTGCCCTTGGCCAAACGTGGGCACCTCTCTGTGCTGTGCTCTCCTGGTCTGTCCTAGGGAGTGGTACCAGAACCTCCTTAGGGCAGCTGTTCTGACGATGCACCAGTGCATTACCTGGTGCAGAACACCACAGAGgtgtgttaaaacaaaacaaaaaaaagaaagaaagaaagaaaattttttgtattaagtggggcttgaacccataaccgtgagatcaagagtcacatgctccactgactgagctggccaggcgccccagaagtgtgtatttttaatcattatcatcattattacattttattttattttattcatttcttcctatctctttttctctgattttcttccttcccttctcttccctggtccttttctctcctccttttctttactCATCCCATCCCCATCACCCCCGTCCATCCTGCTGCGGCTCCACAAGCCAAGGGGGTCGACACAGCACACATTCACCATCTCagagctctggaggccagaagcctgACATGAGTCCGGTGGAGCTAAAGTCAGGGGCTGCATTCCTCTGGAGTCACCTTGCCTTAAACACTTCTGGAATCTTTCTACATTCCTTGGTTTGGagcccctttctccatcttcaaaacaCATGGCCCACCCTCTGCCTCCGTGAGAACAGAACAGAAGCTGTCCTGTTCTCCGTATCCCTCTGTAAGGGCCCCCATTGCCACACAGGGCCCACCAGGCTTGTCCACGTGAAGTTTCACATCTCAAGACCCCGCCCTTAATCAGCCCTGCGGGGGTCCCCTTTGCCCTGTGAGGTCGCATTCATCACAGGTCCTGGGATTAGGAGGCAGACCTCTCTGGGGGCCGTTATTCAGCCTATCATAatcccttttctgtttctttttttttttttttttaagattttatttatttatttgacagagagagagatcacaagtaggcagagaggcaggcagagagagaggaggaagcaggcttcctgaagagcagagagcccgatgcggggctcgatcccaggaccctgagatcatgacctgagccgaaggcagcggcttaatccactgagccacccaggcgccccccccttttctgtttcttactctccctttccctctgttacCACCTTATCTGTCTCTGCCCTGCTGGCTTCATCCCCgtgtcccccagccccactctCCACCTCAGCCAGTCGAACTGACCAAGCCCCACTGCACCCACCCCAGGATCGCGGAGGTTGCCGGCTACAGCCCCAGTGACCTGATCGGCTGCTCAGCCTACGAATACATTCACGCTCTGGACTCGGATGCCGTTGGCCAGAGCATCCACACCTGTACGTGGGACCTCCTGGCACTCTGAAACAGGCCCCCCTAGCCTCCCATGCCCTGACACCAGCTCCCTACACCCCATGTCCCAAGGAACCTTCTCTTCCCCGGTCCCTTTCTACCCAAGCCCCTGTCCCCAGTGCCTTTTCTTCCCGTTTGCCCCTTCTGTGGCCCTGACCCGTCCTGCATCCCCTTCCCCAGTGCTGAGCAAGGGCCAGGCAGTAACGGGGCAGTATCGCTTCCTGGCCCGGAGTGGTGGCTATCTGTGGACCCAGACCCAGGCCACAGTGGTTTCAGGGGGCCGGGGTCCCCAGTCTGAGAGTATCGTCTGCGTCCACTTCCTGATCAGGTAAGTGGGAGGGGGTGTGCAGTGCGTGGGTCTGGTCTGCATGGGTGTGagaggcatgtgtgtgtgcacatgacgGTGAGAACAAGTGCTCACATGTCTGTGTCTGCAGACCACGTGTGACCGAATGCACACAGGTGTGTCTGCACGTACACACACGGGCGTGGGCATGTGCACACCCACGCACGTGTGCGTGCTGTTCACTGAAATTGAGAAGGGCTCCATACTCAAAGTAAGAATTCTAGCAGAATCGTGGGggctcttttgctttttaaaagattgaagtgTAATCTACATATAATAAATTCACTTTTTGGTCTACGGTactatgagttttgacaaaggtGTGGGATTGTGGAGTCACTTCCACAGTCAAGCTACAGAGAATCACCCAAAAACATTCTGTCATAGTGAAATCCAgtgcaccccaccccaccccagtccctggcaaccactgagcTGCCCTCTGACCTTTAGCATTTTGCCCTTTCCAGAATGTTCCGTTCATAGAATCCCACAGGAT encodes:
- the HIF3A gene encoding hypoxia-inducible factor 3-alpha isoform X2, yielding MEEVCHGEDYRAQLPGRSSTELRKEKSRDAARSRRSQETEVLYQLAHTLPFARGVSAHLDKASIMRLTISYLRMHRLCAAGEWNQVGTGGEALDACYLKALEGFVMVLTAEGDMAYLSENVSKHLGLSQLELIGHSIFDFIHPCDQEELQDALTPRQSLSKKKLEAPTERCFSLRMKSTLTGRGRTLNLKAATWKVLHCSGHMRAYKPPAQTSPAGSPNLEPPLQCLVLICEAIPHPGSLEPPLGRGAFLSRHSLDMKFTYCDERIAEVAGYSPSDLIGCSAYEYIHALDSDAVGQSIHTLLSKGQAVTGQYRFLARSGGYLWTQTQATVVSGGRGPQSESIVCVHFLISRVEETGVVLSLEQTERHSRRPIQRGPPSQKDAPNFRDSLDASGPRILAFLHPPSLSEATLAADPRRFCSPDLRRLLAPILDGTSGATTPSAPPATRRPQSPLPADLPDGPHLNMENTHKLVASGKDLESVESDLDVAQDVDGLDLEMLAPYISMDDDFQLSSSEQRPRPFHRPPGAVLRPRARSFHGLSPPAPEPSSLLPRWGSDPRLSCSSPSRGDPLAPSPTAGARKRTLARSAEDEAEGVELLGVRPPKWSPSAEAENFLLPPLSLLPASISPLLSFLHDGDQDALSKTRPRLRPCHQPPPAPSMVFRRLTRSRGLNTRELPSDRRASPREPAGHQHPPPGTV
- the HIF3A gene encoding hypoxia-inducible factor 3-alpha isoform X1 — translated: MWQRPTCMSHPTLSLPGAPPVNAADARRSSTELRKEKSRDAARSRRSQETEVLYQLAHTLPFARGVSAHLDKASIMRLTISYLRMHRLCAAGEWNQVGTGGEALDACYLKALEGFVMVLTAEGDMAYLSENVSKHLGLSQLELIGHSIFDFIHPCDQEELQDALTPRQSLSKKKLEAPTERCFSLRMKSTLTGRGRTLNLKAATWKVLHCSGHMRAYKPPAQTSPAGSPNLEPPLQCLVLICEAIPHPGSLEPPLGRGAFLSRHSLDMKFTYCDERIAEVAGYSPSDLIGCSAYEYIHALDSDAVGQSIHTLLSKGQAVTGQYRFLARSGGYLWTQTQATVVSGGRGPQSESIVCVHFLISRVEETGVVLSLEQTERHSRRPIQRGPPSQKDAPNFRDSLDASGPRILAFLHPPSLSEATLAADPRRFCSPDLRRLLAPILDGTSGATTPSAPPATRRPQSPLPADLPDGPHLNMENTHKLVASGKDLESVESDLDVAQDVDGLDLEMLAPYISMDDDFQLSSSEQRPRPFHRPPGAVLRPRARSFHGLSPPAPEPSSLLPRWGSDPRLSCSSPSRGDPLAPSPTAGARKRTLARSAEDEAEGVELLGVRPPKWSPSAEAENFLLPPLSLLPASISPLLSFLHDGDQDALSKTRPRLRPCHQPPPAPSMVFRRLTRSRGLNTRELPSDRRASPREPAGHQHPPPGTV
- the HIF3A gene encoding hypoxia-inducible factor 3-alpha isoform X9, whose amino-acid sequence is MWQRPTCMSHPTLSLPGAPPVNAADARRSSTELRKEKSRDAARSRRSQETEVLYQLAHTLPFARGVSAHLDKASIMRLTISYLRMHRLCAAGEWNQVGTGGEALDACYLKALEGFVMVLTAEGDMAYLSENVSKHLGLSQLELIGHSIFDFIHPCDQEELQDALTPRQSLSKKKLEAPTERCFSLRMKSTLTGRGRTLNLKAATWKVLHCSGHMRAYKPPAQTSPAGSPNLEPPLQCLVLICEAIPHPGSLEPPLGRGAFLSRHSLDMKFTYCDERIAEVAGYSPSDLIGCSAYEYIHALDSDAVGQSIHTLLSKGQAVTGQYRFLARSGGYLWTQTQATVVSGGRGPQSESIVCVHFLISRVEETGVVLSLEQTERHSRRPIQRGPPSQKDAPNFRDSLDASGPRILAFLHPPSLSEATLAADPRRFCSPDLRRLLAPILDGTSGATTPSAPPATRRPQSPLPADLPDGPHLNMENTHKLVASGKDLESVESDLDVAQDPGSERRGRSRGRGAARSETPQMVPQRRSRKLPAASPQPELPSDRRASPREPAGHQHPPPGTV
- the HIF3A gene encoding hypoxia-inducible factor 3-alpha isoform X3 — protein: MWQRPTCMSHPTLSLPGAPPVNAADARRSSTELRKEKSRDAARSRRSQETEVLYQLAHTLPFARGVSAHLDKASIMRLTISYLRMHRLCAAGEWNQVGTGGEALDACYLKALEGFVMVLTAEGDMAYLSENVSKHLGLSQLELIGHSIFDFIHPCDQEELQDALTPRQSLSKKKLEAPTERCFSLRMKSTLTGRGRTLNLKAATWKVLHCSGHMRAYKPPAQTSPAGSPNLEPPLQCLVLICEAIPHPGSLEPPLGRGAFLSRHSLDMKFTYCDERIAEVAGYSPSDLIGCSAYEYIHALDSDAVGQSIHTLLSKGQAVTGQYRFLARSGGYLWTQTQATVVSGGRGPQSESIVCVHFLISRVEETGVVLSLEQTERHSRRPIQRGPPSQKDAPNFRDSLDASGPRILAFLHPPSLSEATLAADPRRFCSPDLRRLLAPILDGTSGATTPSAPPATRRPQSPLPADLPDGPHLNMENTHKLVASGKDLESVESDLDVAQDVDGLDLEMLAPYISMDDDFQLSSSEQRPRPFHRPPGAVLRPRARSFHGLSPPAPEPSSLLPRWGSDPRLSCSSPSRGDPLAPSPTAGARKRTLARSAEDEAEGVELLGVRPPKWSPSAEAENFLLPPLSLSFLLTGGPAPGSRQDTSTHLLGLCEPLRLGPSLLSLYPDEDTAEPRSHFQPAAGLAQAN